Proteins encoded by one window of Blautia argi:
- a CDS encoding glycoside hydrolase family 2 protein, giving the protein MEKIKLLDNWKFCKGVVSSLKIMEMSGKAPEVVTLPHDAMIYEKRTKETKNGSQTGFYPGGIYTYFKDIDVPEEWENRAAILEFEGIYETAMVYVNGALAATNLYGYSGFFVDLKPYLNYGQMNQIKVIADNSAEENSRWYSGSGIYRDVNLYLGGSTYIPPEGVKITTISADEKMARLELAVQIENISEDSRADEAQVDIYYEGAVICSCKKEITDEECGLKQFTWNVEIEHPHLWDTEYPNLYQIEVTLLKNGEILDKQKEHFGIRTIYVDGKHGFCLNGKSLNLRGTCLHHDNGIIGAATIYDAERRKIRIIKEAGFNSIRSSHHPISKAMLDICDEMGIIVMDELFDMWTVHKNSHDFALHFLDEWEKVTTRMVNKDYNHPCVAIYSIGNEISELGTTRGVEISRMLCKKLHELDDTRFTTCGVNGLNAAGARLFEIMRDVAPLIKRKDEGNSGDNQGQSMGSNALNGIMEFMSGEAGDAFAAHPKLSEAIAGVSDATDIVGLNYMTGRHVLEAQLHPNKAVVGTETFPADIFRLWTLVEDYSHIIGDFTWTGYDYLGEAGCGIFYYDGTKNFGSVYPDRLAYIGDITITGVRRPISYYREVVYGLRHEPYIAVERVDRNGQTPSKTPWMFKDNISSWTWTGYEGTSASVDVYSDAEEVELFLNDESLGRKKAGKENQYMAEFTVPYQAGTLMAIDYVNGMERGRYSLETAKKSTTLDVKMDKKVLTANGQDLCYLNITLCDESGKTNQQEIKQITVSVDGAGKLQGLGSSNPSNEEDYFDRCCNTFDGDAMACVRAGHESGIITVTISANGCEDVVRKIEVS; this is encoded by the coding sequence ATGGAAAAAATAAAGTTACTAGATAATTGGAAATTCTGTAAAGGGGTGGTTTCCTCATTGAAAATCATGGAGATGTCTGGAAAGGCACCGGAGGTTGTGACCTTACCGCATGATGCAATGATTTATGAGAAACGTACCAAAGAGACAAAGAATGGAAGCCAGACAGGATTTTATCCAGGTGGAATTTATACATACTTTAAAGACATTGATGTGCCAGAAGAATGGGAAAACAGAGCTGCTATTCTGGAATTTGAGGGGATATATGAAACAGCAATGGTATATGTGAATGGGGCATTGGCGGCTACAAACCTGTATGGATACTCAGGATTCTTTGTGGATTTGAAACCATATTTGAATTACGGACAGATGAACCAGATTAAAGTCATTGCAGATAACTCAGCAGAAGAAAACTCCAGATGGTATTCTGGAAGTGGAATTTATCGAGATGTCAATCTATATCTTGGAGGATCCACTTATATTCCGCCGGAAGGTGTGAAAATTACAACGATATCTGCAGATGAAAAAATGGCAAGGTTGGAATTAGCTGTTCAGATAGAAAACATCTCCGAAGATTCCAGAGCAGATGAAGCTCAAGTGGATATTTATTATGAAGGAGCAGTAATTTGTAGTTGTAAGAAAGAAATCACAGATGAGGAATGTGGACTAAAACAGTTCACATGGAATGTGGAGATTGAACATCCACACTTATGGGATACAGAATATCCAAATCTCTATCAAATAGAAGTTACTCTTTTGAAGAATGGAGAAATTCTTGATAAACAGAAGGAACATTTTGGAATCAGAACCATTTATGTAGATGGAAAACACGGGTTCTGCCTAAATGGAAAGTCATTGAATCTGCGGGGAACTTGTTTGCATCATGATAATGGAATTATTGGTGCAGCAACGATATATGATGCGGAACGAAGAAAGATTCGTATTATCAAAGAAGCAGGATTTAACAGTATTAGAAGTTCTCATCATCCAATCAGCAAGGCAATGCTGGATATCTGTGATGAAATGGGGATTATCGTTATGGATGAACTGTTTGATATGTGGACGGTTCATAAAAACAGCCATGATTTTGCCTTACATTTCTTAGATGAATGGGAAAAAGTTACGACCAGAATGGTAAACAAGGACTATAACCATCCGTGTGTAGCAATCTATTCCATCGGAAATGAAATATCCGAGCTCGGAACAACGCGTGGAGTTGAAATCAGCCGGATGCTTTGTAAGAAACTACATGAACTAGATGATACACGATTTACGACTTGTGGCGTGAATGGGTTAAATGCGGCAGGAGCCAGACTATTTGAAATTATGAGAGATGTGGCTCCATTGATTAAACGAAAAGATGAAGGGAATAGCGGTGACAATCAAGGGCAATCCATGGGAAGCAATGCACTCAATGGAATCATGGAGTTCATGTCTGGTGAGGCAGGAGACGCATTTGCAGCACATCCTAAATTATCAGAAGCTATTGCAGGAGTAAGTGATGCGACAGATATTGTAGGATTAAATTACATGACAGGACGCCATGTGTTAGAGGCACAGCTACATCCGAATAAAGCGGTAGTGGGAACGGAAACATTTCCAGCAGATATATTCAGATTGTGGACATTGGTAGAGGATTATTCTCATATTATAGGAGATTTTACCTGGACAGGATATGATTATCTCGGAGAAGCAGGCTGTGGTATTTTTTATTACGATGGAACAAAGAATTTTGGCAGTGTCTATCCGGATCGTCTGGCATATATTGGGGATATCACAATTACAGGGGTACGAAGACCAATCAGTTATTATCGTGAAGTTGTATATGGATTAAGGCATGAACCATATATTGCGGTTGAACGAGTTGATCGTAATGGACAGACTCCATCGAAAACTCCGTGGATGTTTAAAGATAATATTTCCAGCTGGACGTGGACTGGATACGAAGGTACTTCTGCAAGTGTCGATGTCTATTCTGACGCAGAAGAAGTAGAACTCTTTCTGAACGATGAGAGTCTGGGGAGAAAAAAAGCTGGAAAAGAAAACCAATATATGGCTGAATTTACCGTGCCGTATCAAGCAGGAACATTGATGGCAATTGACTATGTGAATGGAATGGAACGGGGACGATATTCATTGGAAACAGCTAAGAAATCAACAACTCTTGATGTGAAAATGGATAAAAAAGTGCTTACTGCCAATGGACAAGATCTGTGTTATCTGAACATTACGCTTTGTGATGAAAGTGGAAAAACGAACCAGCAAGAAATAAAACAGATTACGGTATCTGTTGATGGTGCAGGTAAATTACAAGGTCTTGGAAGTAGTAATCCGTCTAATGAAGAAGATTATTTTGACAGATGTTGTAATACATTTGATGGAGATGCGATGGCATGTGTAAGAGCCGGACATGAATCTGGAATCATTACAGTAACAATTTCAGCAAATGGATGCGAAGATGTAGTAAGAAAAATAGAAGTGAGCTAG
- a CDS encoding MFS transporter yields the protein MGENASQKKYLKFYQKLAYGSGDLASNCSYGLVSSFLLLYLTSVMGMNSAVIGTLMLVSKCVDGVTDVFFGNIIDRTHSKMGKARPWMLYAQIGVSGCLALLFSVPAGMGRTAQYAYFFVFYTCLNAIFYTANGIAYSSLTALITKNPNERVQLGSFRFMFAVVTNIVLGFAVTSAVSAFGGGANGWRMVAIVFAIIALVVNTISVLAVKELPDEEVTVKEDGKSAEDKLSFLDTIKVLLKNKYYLMIVAIYIVYYIMSNLVTGSGVFFATYYLGNEGIYGLLNMMKMFPVIFALIIAPFIIKKVGNMQKVNTWAYGISCVLGIPLIYAAVTKNITLFLIILFVKGVFAGFLSGSLNAFIAEASAYTTRTTGIRMEGTMYSCSSLGVKIGGGIGTAAVGWLLAVGGFVNDAAVQTAGATNMILWIYLIIPVLIGVLITYLLSRLDVEKANQKWDEEHQNV from the coding sequence ATGGGAGAGAATGCTTCGCAAAAAAAATATTTAAAGTTTTATCAAAAGTTAGCTTATGGATCTGGTGATCTTGCATCAAACTGTAGTTATGGATTAGTTTCCAGCTTTTTGTTGTTGTATCTTACAAGTGTAATGGGAATGAATAGTGCTGTGATTGGTACATTGATGTTGGTATCCAAGTGTGTGGACGGAGTTACAGATGTGTTCTTTGGGAATATAATTGACCGAACACATTCTAAAATGGGAAAAGCCAGACCGTGGATGTTATATGCACAAATTGGTGTATCAGGTTGTTTGGCACTGCTTTTCTCAGTTCCGGCAGGAATGGGAAGAACTGCACAGTATGCATATTTCTTCGTATTTTATACCTGTTTAAATGCAATTTTTTATACAGCGAATGGTATTGCATATTCATCATTGACTGCATTGATTACAAAAAACCCAAATGAAAGAGTTCAACTTGGTTCATTCCGTTTCATGTTTGCAGTTGTAACAAATATTGTATTAGGATTTGCAGTAACTTCTGCAGTAAGTGCTTTTGGTGGTGGTGCAAATGGATGGAGAATGGTTGCTATTGTATTTGCAATAATTGCACTTGTTGTAAATACCATCAGTGTTCTTGCTGTGAAAGAACTTCCGGATGAGGAAGTAACTGTGAAAGAGGACGGAAAATCAGCTGAAGATAAATTAAGTTTTCTGGATACAATTAAAGTCCTTTTGAAAAATAAATATTATCTGATGATTGTTGCTATTTACATTGTGTATTATATTATGAGCAATCTTGTTACAGGATCAGGTGTTTTCTTTGCAACATATTATCTTGGAAATGAAGGAATTTATGGATTACTAAATATGATGAAAATGTTTCCGGTAATCTTTGCATTAATTATTGCACCGTTCATTATTAAAAAAGTCGGTAATATGCAGAAGGTAAATACATGGGCATATGGCATCAGTTGTGTACTTGGCATTCCACTGATTTATGCTGCAGTAACGAAAAATATCACACTTTTTCTCATTATTCTTTTCGTAAAAGGCGTATTTGCAGGATTCCTCAGTGGCTCATTGAATGCGTTTATTGCAGAGGCCAGTGCTTACACAACAAGAACAACTGGAATTCGCATGGAAGGAACGATGTACTCTTGTTCTTCTCTCGGTGTTAAAATCGGTGGTGGAATCGGTACAGCTGCAGTGGGCTGGTTATTAGCAGTGGGCGGATTTGTAAATGATGCCGCTGTTCAGACAGCAGGAGCGACAAATATGATTTTATGGATATATCTGATCATTCCGGTTCTCATCGGTGTGCTGATTACATATTTACTTTCCAGACTTGATGTAGAAAAAGCAAATCAGAAATGGGATGAAGAACATCAGAATGTATAG
- a CDS encoding helix-turn-helix domain-containing protein: MPKISFNKDYKNALTIYGRESHFNQYYHLETPFSFVLETYYKDEVNEYISLTNFTPTDIKHTIVPNISTIFTSQNRVLHQHDFYEFMYVLDGTVTNSIENTIRIYPKGSGCIVNRNLRHAERFDGNFRVFFLNLSKEYITKMIKETHNLYFAEEQEILDSPILKFLQESENNDVLSNKQFLDIFPVQGNDFAHRCMYKNGESISKTMLSPTFGSSHLIDGYICNILGLICDTTAFHTTHVKLDYNNDFLIFSRATHMIEDSNGLISRSELETKLHYSGDYINRIIKKYSNLNLSSYCMNYRLTKAIDLLKETDLSISEIAFQLGFKNRTHFYKQFKNHYGMMPSSFRNQK; encoded by the coding sequence ATGCCGAAAATATCATTTAATAAAGATTATAAAAATGCATTAACTATCTATGGAAGAGAAAGTCATTTTAATCAATATTATCATTTAGAAACACCATTTAGTTTCGTATTAGAGACCTATTATAAGGATGAAGTAAATGAATATATCAGTTTGACTAATTTTACCCCGACTGACATTAAACACACAATTGTTCCAAACATCAGCACAATCTTCACAAGTCAAAATCGAGTGTTACATCAACATGATTTCTATGAATTCATGTATGTTTTAGACGGGACTGTAACAAACTCTATTGAAAATACTATCCGTATCTATCCCAAAGGTTCAGGATGTATCGTTAACCGAAATTTGAGACATGCCGAAAGATTTGATGGAAACTTCCGTGTATTTTTTCTCAATCTATCCAAGGAATATATCACTAAGATGATAAAAGAGACGCACAATCTCTATTTTGCAGAAGAACAGGAGATACTGGACAGTCCAATCTTAAAATTCTTGCAAGAAAGTGAAAATAATGATGTTCTGTCTAACAAGCAATTCCTTGATATATTTCCGGTACAAGGAAATGATTTTGCACATCGCTGTATGTATAAAAACGGAGAAAGCATCTCAAAAACTATGCTTTCTCCTACCTTTGGGAGTTCCCATCTGATTGACGGATATATTTGCAATATTTTAGGACTTATATGTGATACAACAGCTTTTCACACAACTCATGTGAAATTAGATTACAACAACGACTTTTTAATTTTTTCCAGAGCAACCCATATGATAGAAGATTCCAACGGATTGATTTCACGTAGTGAACTAGAAACAAAATTGCATTATAGCGGAGATTATATCAATCGGATTATCAAAAAATACAGCAATTTAAACTTATCTAGTTATTGTATGAACTATCGCTTAACGAAGGCCATTGATCTGCTCAAAGAAACGGATCTCTCGATTTCTGAGATTGCATTTCAGCTTGGCTTTAAAAACCGTACCCATTTTTATAAACAGTTCAAAAATCACTATGGAATGATGCCAAGTTCGTTTCGTAATCAAAAATAA
- a CDS encoding transposase, with amino-acid sequence MTIIVSVFLRGYRGKTVDFAEVSNQHRTTTAYFLNHGKWNDSALQDTLKNAVIQVIYLEAQRSGQPVFCIVDDTIASHTRPSLQAGHPIEAAYFHQSHLKGCQDYGHQIVSVMLSCNGLILNYADILYDKSKSKIQIVQEIADELPVAPVISYFLCDSWYTSVKVMESFIRKGFYTIGALKTNRVIYPCGIRQKVSEFALHLRKTDRAVSLVTVGGREFYVYRYEGELNDIPNAVVIISYPREAFGNPKSLRVFISTNAGISTQEILDTYTERWPIELFFRQSKNKLALDKCQIRSRQGIERYWLIMSLVHYMCCMHSGKYNTFEEGYRYFQDQVKTERIGNLHQFIKNGASLEAVLKLVG; translated from the coding sequence ATGACTATCATTGTTTCCGTTTTCCTCCGTGGTTACAGGGGGAAAACTGTAGATTTCGCCGAAGTAAGTAACCAGCATAGAACCACAACCGCCTATTTCCTGAACCACGGCAAGTGGAATGATTCCGCTCTCCAGGATACTTTGAAAAATGCCGTCATACAGGTTATTTATCTGGAAGCGCAACGCTCAGGACAGCCTGTTTTCTGTATTGTGGATGATACGATTGCTTCGCATACCAGGCCTTCGTTACAGGCCGGGCATCCAATTGAAGCGGCGTACTTTCATCAATCCCATTTAAAGGGCTGTCAGGATTATGGGCATCAGATTGTTTCTGTCATGCTTTCCTGTAATGGGCTCATACTGAATTATGCCGACATCCTGTATGACAAATCAAAGTCAAAGATACAGATTGTCCAGGAGATTGCGGATGAACTTCCTGTGGCACCGGTGATTTCCTATTTCCTATGCGACAGCTGGTATACCTCCGTAAAGGTAATGGAGAGTTTTATCCGGAAAGGATTTTATACGATTGGAGCGCTGAAGACCAACCGGGTCATCTATCCATGCGGAATCCGCCAGAAAGTCAGTGAGTTTGCCCTTCATTTGAGAAAAACAGACCGTGCTGTCAGCCTTGTGACCGTTGGCGGCCGTGAATTCTATGTGTATCGCTACGAAGGAGAACTCAATGATATTCCAAACGCGGTGGTTATTATCAGCTATCCCCGGGAAGCTTTTGGAAATCCGAAATCGCTGAGGGTATTTATATCCACAAATGCCGGAATATCCACACAGGAAATCCTTGACACATATACAGAACGGTGGCCAATCGAATTATTTTTCCGTCAGAGCAAAAACAAACTTGCGCTGGACAAATGTCAGATCCGCTCACGGCAGGGAATCGAGCGGTATTGGCTGATCATGTCATTGGTTCATTACATGTGCTGTATGCATTCTGGGAAATACAATACCTTCGAGGAAGGATACCGGTATTTTCAAGATCAAGTCAAAACAGAGCGAATCGGTAATCTGCACCAGTTCATAAAAAATGGCGCGTCACTTGAAGCTGTTTTGAAACTGGTAGGGTAG
- a CDS encoding plasmid recombination protein — protein MTGKGSLNHNSRKFHAKNTDPNRTHWNVEYCNEDIKDVYHELFDDALKRYNDKQTRKDRKIDDYYEKIRSGKQEKLFHEVILQIGDKDNMGSETMEGQLAAKILDEYMKGFQERNPTLRVFAAHLHLDEATPHLHIDFIPYVTGSKRGLDTRVSLKQALSSLGFKGGSRSETELNQWVQSEKEKLAMVMRENEIEWEQKGTHEPHLSVLDYKKKVREQEVEELTEHKNLLEHDLHDISECVDEIQKEKEQVEKERDAVIKKTEVLEKRFSALNSKAGLVDSHAREYGYYPEEWLPEAGTLESAKSYRKRIFPLVKKVANMIQALYSKYLELKSKNQKLSDRNLDLENRVDRLREEVSVIKKENVALLNVSYDMDRVVAVLGKNKVKEAIEVAKHLEQANAKQNIKKKRIDRDGR, from the coding sequence ATGACAGGGAAAGGCTCCCTGAACCATAACAGTAGAAAATTTCATGCAAAGAATACGGATCCGAACAGAACCCATTGGAACGTTGAATATTGTAATGAAGATATCAAAGATGTATATCATGAATTGTTTGATGATGCCTTGAAGCGTTACAACGATAAGCAGACTCGGAAAGATCGTAAGATCGATGATTACTACGAAAAGATACGTTCCGGGAAACAAGAAAAATTATTTCATGAGGTTATCCTTCAGATCGGTGATAAAGACAATATGGGATCAGAAACGATGGAAGGACAACTTGCTGCAAAGATATTAGATGAATACATGAAAGGATTTCAGGAACGGAATCCTACGTTGCGAGTATTTGCTGCTCATCTGCATTTAGACGAAGCAACGCCACATCTACATATTGATTTTATTCCCTATGTTACAGGAAGTAAGCGAGGACTTGATACAAGAGTATCTTTAAAACAAGCCTTATCGTCATTAGGATTTAAAGGTGGTTCCAGAAGTGAGACGGAGCTAAATCAATGGGTACAATCAGAAAAGGAAAAATTAGCCATGGTCATGAGGGAAAATGAGATAGAATGGGAGCAGAAAGGAACTCATGAACCACATCTTTCTGTGTTGGATTACAAGAAAAAGGTTCGAGAACAGGAAGTAGAAGAATTAACGGAACATAAGAATTTATTGGAACATGATTTGCATGATATCAGCGAATGTGTGGATGAGATCCAAAAGGAAAAAGAACAGGTAGAAAAAGAGAGAGATGCAGTAATTAAAAAGACAGAAGTGTTAGAAAAACGATTTTCTGCACTAAATTCAAAAGCTGGACTTGTTGACTCACATGCACGTGAGTATGGATATTATCCGGAAGAATGGCTGCCAGAAGCCGGAACTTTAGAGTCTGCAAAATCTTACAGGAAGAGAATATTTCCTTTGGTGAAAAAAGTTGCGAACATGATACAGGCATTGTATAGCAAATATTTAGAACTGAAAAGCAAAAATCAAAAGCTATCAGATCGAAACCTGGATCTTGAAAATCGTGTAGATCGGTTGCGAGAAGAAGTATCTGTTATAAAGAAAGAGAATGTAGCTTTGTTAAATGTGTCATATGATATGGATCGGGTTGTAGCTGTTTTGGGAAAAAATAAGGTCAAGGAAGCAATAGAAGTTGCAAAGCATTTGGAACAGGCAAATGCAAAACAAAACATCAAGAAGAAACGTATAGACAGAGATGGTAGATAG
- a CDS encoding plasmid mobilization protein: MSEKNRDNKNRWRNVTIAFRMSPEENKELDLRVKICGYQTRQEYIIESVLHQKVTAVGNPLMLVQFRKQLRGIEEELKRLTTLEDADEELFTPIRTMLEILNAFAEERNYERRKKEKAQK, encoded by the coding sequence ATGAGTGAAAAAAATAGGGATAACAAGAATCGGTGGCGTAATGTGACCATAGCGTTTCGAATGTCTCCGGAAGAAAATAAAGAGCTAGATTTAAGAGTAAAGATTTGTGGATACCAGACGAGACAAGAATATATCATTGAAAGTGTTTTACATCAAAAAGTCACAGCAGTAGGAAATCCGTTGATGTTAGTACAGTTTAGAAAACAGCTTCGAGGGATTGAAGAGGAACTAAAAAGGTTAACTACATTAGAGGATGCCGATGAAGAGTTGTTTACACCTATTCGAACAATGTTGGAGATATTAAATGCATTTGCAGAAGAAAGAAACTATGAAAGAAGGAAAAAAGAAAAAGCCCAGAAATAA
- a CDS encoding site-specific integrase: MTVIKNPKSNTYEVRTYYKDWTGVRKQKTKRGFKRKCDAQEWERAFKLKENLSLDMYFEDFVDLYLNDIKSRIKYNTWLTKKHIVEKKILPYFSKKKLQEIKPSDIRQWQNTMMNYRNKQGEGYSKVYLKTIHNQLSAILNHAVNFYDLKSNAARKAGSMGKERTKEMLFWTKEEYMKFIEAVADKPISFYAFEILYWCGVRMGELLALTPADFDFQACTIRINKSYQRLEGKDIITDPKTVKSNRMITMPEFLSEELEAYIGMLYGLNENDRIFQISKSYLHHEMDRGVKLSGVKRIRIHDLRHSHVSLLINMGYSAVAIGERVGHESVEITYRYAHLFPTIQTEMAENLNQEREEYLDE, encoded by the coding sequence TTGACAGTAATCAAAAACCCAAAATCAAATACTTATGAGGTAAGAACCTATTATAAGGACTGGACCGGCGTAAGAAAGCAGAAGACGAAAAGAGGATTTAAACGCAAATGTGATGCCCAGGAATGGGAAAGAGCGTTTAAATTAAAGGAGAATTTGAGTCTGGATATGTATTTTGAAGATTTCGTAGATCTTTATCTGAATGATATCAAATCCAGAATCAAATATAATACCTGGCTGACGAAAAAGCATATTGTAGAAAAAAAGATTCTCCCATATTTTTCGAAAAAGAAGTTGCAGGAAATAAAACCTTCCGATATTCGACAGTGGCAGAACACCATGATGAACTATCGAAATAAACAAGGAGAAGGCTATTCAAAGGTCTATCTAAAGACCATCCATAATCAGCTGAGTGCAATTTTGAATCATGCAGTTAATTTCTATGATTTGAAAAGCAATGCTGCACGCAAGGCAGGATCTATGGGAAAAGAAAGAACAAAAGAGATGCTTTTCTGGACAAAAGAAGAGTATATGAAGTTCATTGAAGCGGTGGCGGATAAGCCAATCTCCTTTTATGCATTTGAAATCTTATATTGGTGTGGAGTGCGTATGGGAGAGTTGTTAGCACTGACACCGGCAGATTTCGATTTTCAGGCTTGTACTATCCGGATCAATAAGTCTTATCAAAGATTAGAGGGGAAGGATATTATTACGGATCCTAAGACTGTGAAGAGTAATCGTATGATCACCATGCCGGAATTTTTAAGCGAAGAATTAGAAGCGTATATAGGAATGCTGTATGGTTTAAATGAAAATGACAGGATATTCCAAATTTCAAAAAGCTATCTTCATCATGAAATGGATCGTGGTGTGAAGTTGTCAGGAGTGAAGAGAATACGAATCCATGATTTACGACATTCTCACGTGTCATTGTTGATTAATATGGGATATTCTGCGGTGGCAATTGGAGAAAGGGTAGGGCATGAAAGTGTGGAAATCACATATCGATATGCGCATTTATTCCCGACAATCCAAACAGAAATGGCGGAAAATCTAAATCAGGAAAGAGAGGAATATCTGGATGAGTGA
- a CDS encoding helix-turn-helix domain-containing protein, with protein MTVGEKIRKFRIDQGYTQKELAIMSGLSESAIRNYELGNRFPSSEQLEKIANSLKISPYAMSDPNFDTYVSVMHALFALEDQYGLHAYRDESGVPQLMFKDKGHDSLNMLDHIGAWADMYQKFRNEDITEKEYLDWKSQFPAK; from the coding sequence ATGACAGTAGGTGAGAAAATAAGAAAATTCCGGATCGATCAAGGATATACACAGAAAGAATTGGCAATCATGTCCGGATTGAGCGAATCGGCAATTAGAAATTATGAACTTGGGAATCGTTTTCCATCATCAGAACAATTGGAAAAAATAGCAAACTCATTAAAGATCAGTCCATACGCCATGTCTGATCCAAACTTTGATACTTATGTTAGTGTCATGCACGCATTATTTGCTTTAGAGGATCAATATGGTCTGCACGCCTACCGGGATGAATCCGGCGTACCGCAGCTCATGTTTAAAGACAAAGGACATGATTCTTTAAATATGCTGGATCATATTGGAGCATGGGCTGATATGTACCAGAAATTCAGAAATGAAGATATTACAGAAAAAGAATATTTAGACTGGAAGAGTCAATTCCCAGCTAAATAA
- a CDS encoding nucleotidyltransferase domain-containing protein, with the protein MVRTEDACEIIKYALQNEIKVYLDGGWGVDALLKRESRIHNDIDLFVELKHYHDYIYVIKQHGFEEVNTDYTTDGHTVWKDDKQRIIDLHCFEFTDDGIVYEGDIFPSKTFSGIGKVGDITVSCIEPLSQVMLHLGYEHDKNDVHDVMLLCETFQIAIPDEYKEK; encoded by the coding sequence ATGGTACGTACAGAAGATGCATGTGAAATTATAAAATATGCTTTGCAAAACGAAATTAAAGTATATTTAGATGGCGGATGGGGTGTTGATGCACTTCTTAAAAGAGAATCAAGAATACACAATGATATTGATTTGTTTGTTGAACTGAAACATTATCATGATTATATTTATGTGATTAAGCAGCATGGATTTGAGGAAGTAAATACTGATTATACAACGGATGGTCATACTGTCTGGAAAGATGATAAACAAAGAATCATTGATTTACATTGTTTTGAATTTACAGATGACGGAATTGTTTATGAGGGAGATATATTTCCATCAAAAACTTTTTCCGGTATTGGAAAAGTTGGAGATATAACTGTTTCTTGTATTGAACCATTGAGTCAGGTAATGCTTCATTTGGGATATGAACACGATAAAAATGATGTGCATGATGTGATGCTGTTGTGTGAAACATTTCAAATAGCAATACCAGATGAATATAAGGAAAAGTAA